One stretch of Streptomyces hygroscopicus DNA includes these proteins:
- a CDS encoding serine/threonine protein kinase has product MVSPLTHDDPQALGSYTLLARLGGGGMGTVYLGRSPKGRMVALKTVHTQYAGQAEFRARFQLETDAARVIGGQYGAQVIDADPLAPTPWLATEYVLGPPLDDAVALCGALPERAVRALGAGLCDALAQLHRSDVVHRDLKPSNILLTALGPKVIDFGIARAVGDDRLTRTGAAAGTPAYMSPEQVAGGEHAAAGDVFALAGVLVFAATGRPPFGSGQPADLLYRVRYAEPDLSGLPEGLRGTLALCLAKNPGARPGTLELGERLRAGPEHAGDLRRFADHLPAPVLAEIARRCTAVWEVQPGRLPAPRAEPRTETAGPRRVGAALSRRKLIAAVGGGALVAGGAAGAWAWFGPDGSDGGTAATPRSTRRPAGAGPRLVWKMSVPGATTDVKSLIVGDHVVIVHDNGFLCVDAKTGEKRGESDRTVPVVVDGDRLLACEADGRSGATTIAPVNLETGNLQTPIARTGSLGLEPKLLAVVDGTLFAEGYAKGGEKRLAVSLRTGKRLWSRAIAAATSDPVAAVPAGASLLRFSGEQAISIDPRGGDQRWSKRIPLGSDAVIAVDRCFAVTEDRLFTGGRELLALRTTDGATAWRFGAERTSGDSYDPSMEHYGPPAVKDGVVYSVERRNGLIALDAKSGRLLWQEKAAADQVTAAEAYEATPVVGEKYFYGSPEKDRWARAVDLRTHRTAWTFQGPSGDKDGVSGSVMRAHRRAGLVVITNGKTVCAIPLE; this is encoded by the coding sequence ATGGTCTCTCCTCTCACCCACGACGATCCGCAAGCCCTCGGTTCGTACACCCTTCTCGCCCGGCTCGGCGGCGGCGGAATGGGCACCGTCTATCTCGGCCGCTCACCCAAGGGACGGATGGTCGCCCTCAAGACCGTGCACACCCAGTACGCCGGGCAGGCCGAATTCCGTGCCCGGTTCCAGCTGGAGACCGACGCGGCGCGCGTCATCGGCGGACAGTACGGCGCACAGGTCATCGACGCCGATCCCCTTGCCCCGACGCCCTGGCTCGCCACCGAATACGTCCTCGGCCCGCCGCTGGACGACGCGGTCGCGCTCTGCGGTGCCCTGCCCGAACGGGCCGTACGGGCGCTGGGAGCCGGCCTGTGCGACGCGCTCGCCCAACTCCACCGGTCCGATGTGGTCCACCGCGACCTCAAGCCCTCCAACATCCTGCTGACCGCCCTCGGCCCCAAGGTCATCGACTTCGGCATCGCCCGTGCGGTGGGCGACGACCGGCTGACCCGTACGGGCGCGGCGGCCGGAACACCCGCCTATATGTCGCCCGAACAGGTGGCCGGTGGCGAACACGCCGCCGCGGGCGATGTGTTCGCCCTCGCCGGAGTGCTCGTCTTCGCGGCCACCGGCCGCCCGCCCTTCGGCAGCGGACAGCCTGCGGATCTGCTCTACCGGGTGCGGTACGCCGAACCCGACCTGTCCGGGCTGCCGGAGGGGCTGAGGGGAACGCTGGCGCTGTGTCTCGCCAAAAATCCCGGAGCGCGGCCCGGCACGCTGGAGCTGGGAGAGCGACTCCGCGCGGGCCCCGAGCACGCCGGTGACCTGCGGCGGTTCGCGGACCATCTGCCGGCCCCGGTCCTCGCGGAGATCGCCCGGCGCTGCACGGCCGTATGGGAGGTCCAGCCCGGCAGGCTCCCGGCTCCCCGGGCAGAGCCCCGTACCGAAACCGCCGGGCCACGGCGGGTGGGAGCCGCACTCTCCCGGCGGAAGCTGATCGCGGCGGTGGGTGGCGGTGCTCTCGTGGCCGGCGGGGCGGCCGGGGCTTGGGCCTGGTTCGGGCCGGACGGGTCCGACGGCGGTACGGCCGCGACGCCCCGCTCCACCCGGCGTCCTGCCGGTGCGGGGCCACGCCTGGTGTGGAAGATGTCGGTCCCCGGGGCGACCACGGACGTCAAGTCCCTGATCGTCGGCGACCATGTCGTGATCGTCCACGACAACGGGTTCCTTTGCGTGGACGCGAAGACGGGCGAAAAGCGGGGCGAGAGCGACCGGACCGTCCCCGTCGTCGTCGACGGGGACCGGCTCCTCGCCTGCGAGGCGGACGGCCGGAGCGGCGCCACCACGATCGCTCCCGTCAACCTCGAGACGGGCAATCTCCAAACCCCGATCGCTCGTACCGGCTCCTTGGGCCTCGAACCGAAACTTCTCGCCGTGGTGGACGGCACCTTGTTCGCCGAGGGATACGCGAAAGGCGGCGAGAAGCGGCTGGCCGTCAGTCTGCGTACCGGGAAACGACTGTGGAGCCGAGCCATCGCCGCGGCTACCAGCGACCCCGTCGCCGCGGTACCCGCCGGTGCCTCACTCCTGCGCTTCTCGGGGGAGCAGGCCATCTCCATCGACCCACGCGGCGGGGACCAGCGCTGGTCGAAGCGGATTCCGCTCGGATCGGACGCGGTGATCGCCGTGGACAGGTGCTTCGCCGTCACCGAAGATCGCCTGTTCACCGGTGGGCGGGAGCTTCTCGCACTGCGCACCACCGACGGCGCGACCGCATGGCGGTTCGGCGCCGAACGGACATCCGGGGACAGCTACGACCCGAGCATGGAGCACTACGGCCCGCCGGCCGTCAAGGACGGTGTGGTCTACAGCGTCGAGCGGAGGAACGGCCTCATCGCCCTGGACGCGAAGAGCGGGCGGCTGCTGTGGCAGGAGAAGGCGGCGGCCGACCAGGTGACCGCCGCCGAAGCCTATGAAGCCACTCCGGTCGTCGGCGAGAAGTACTTCTACGGCTCGCCGGAGAAGGACCGATGGGCCAGGGCTGTCGACCTCCGCACCCATCGCACGGCGTGGACCTTCCAGGGCCCTTCCGGTGACAAGGACGGCGTATCCGGCTCCGTGATGCGGGCGCACCGCCGCGCGGGCCTGGTCGTCATCACCAACGGCAAGACCGTATGCGCCATCCCGCTGGAATGA
- a CDS encoding serine/threonine protein kinase, which produces MKPLGTGDPLRLGPYRLIGVLGAGGMGQVYLGRDGQGRTAAVKVLRPEVAHDPHMAQRFVREAHAAQAVRGDGVARVLAAQTEGGRPWIATEFLVGPTLDQAVERYGALEEPAVRALGAALVRTLHDIHGAGLVHRDLKPSNIVLTSRGPRIIDFGIARPEHGLTLTTTGQTVATPGYAAPEQVLGQRTGPAGDVFSLGVVLAYAAGGRPVYEGGHVAAVQYQVVHGEPELGSVPGALRPLVELCLSKDPGLRPGLDWLGQALAPPRGADRAWKSGPLAQDIARREADARRMAALPGDRTGPSRRRLIGTLAVGGTVLAAGGGGVAWWLLRGDEAEAGGRPWEAEPLARHDEGTAPQPLWGPVRVAEPSGPDLPAPLPVHDLVVVATPSGALRSYDVRRGKRRWTSERTGAATARVLAASEDVILTADTEGALLALGTKDGRKRWSAPGADVAVLLGADESAAYLATRGGGIRAVDLTSHSTLWTVPAPVRTTAKAPAEAAVAEDRLVIHGSDGRVSALDTRTGRTAWGPHEQGSTTALAPAVADGVVHLGGKSLRALALASGEEKWAHAGQDGSGWSAPAVRKGVVYAVNGTDLSARRADDGAEMWTLPFAAGDRPLDAPVAEGGSVWAAVDMRGDQGVVAVDVRSGSIAWPYAPGAEGGWRLAAAGNRVFALQSGTLTAMPVF; this is translated from the coding sequence ATGAAACCCCTCGGCACCGGCGATCCGCTGCGCCTGGGCCCGTACCGCCTCATCGGCGTTCTGGGCGCGGGCGGCATGGGCCAGGTCTACCTCGGGCGGGACGGGCAGGGCCGGACGGCCGCCGTGAAGGTATTGCGGCCCGAAGTGGCTCACGACCCCCATATGGCCCAGCGTTTCGTGCGCGAGGCGCACGCGGCCCAGGCCGTGCGGGGCGACGGTGTGGCGCGGGTGCTCGCGGCGCAGACCGAGGGCGGGCGGCCGTGGATCGCCACGGAGTTCCTCGTCGGGCCCACGCTCGACCAGGCCGTCGAGCGGTACGGCGCCCTGGAGGAGCCTGCCGTAAGGGCGTTGGGAGCCGCGCTGGTCCGCACGCTCCACGACATCCACGGTGCCGGGCTGGTCCACCGCGACCTCAAACCGTCCAACATCGTGCTGACCTCCCGCGGCCCGAGGATCATCGACTTCGGGATCGCCCGGCCCGAGCACGGGCTGACCCTGACCACCACGGGACAGACCGTCGCCACCCCCGGCTACGCCGCGCCCGAGCAGGTCCTGGGGCAGCGGACCGGCCCCGCGGGCGATGTGTTCTCCCTCGGGGTGGTCCTCGCCTACGCGGCGGGCGGACGGCCGGTCTACGAGGGCGGCCATGTGGCCGCCGTGCAGTACCAGGTGGTGCACGGCGAGCCGGAGTTGGGCTCGGTGCCCGGCGCGCTGCGGCCTCTGGTCGAGCTCTGTCTGTCCAAGGACCCCGGGCTCCGTCCCGGTCTCGACTGGCTCGGCCAGGCGCTGGCGCCGCCCCGGGGCGCGGACCGGGCCTGGAAGAGCGGACCGCTCGCGCAGGACATCGCACGGCGCGAGGCGGATGCCCGGCGCATGGCCGCGCTGCCCGGCGACCGGACGGGCCCCTCCCGGCGGCGGCTCATCGGCACGCTCGCCGTGGGCGGCACCGTGCTCGCGGCGGGGGGCGGAGGCGTCGCGTGGTGGCTGCTGCGCGGCGACGAGGCGGAGGCCGGCGGGCGGCCCTGGGAGGCCGAGCCGCTGGCGCGCCATGACGAAGGAACAGCCCCACAGCCGCTGTGGGGTCCGGTCCGCGTCGCAGAGCCGTCCGGTCCCGATCTGCCCGCTCCGCTGCCCGTCCACGACCTCGTGGTCGTCGCGACCCCGAGCGGTGCTCTTCGCTCGTACGACGTGCGGAGGGGGAAGCGGCGGTGGACCTCCGAACGCACTGGCGCCGCCACCGCCCGCGTGCTCGCCGCGTCCGAGGACGTCATCCTTACGGCCGACACCGAGGGGGCGCTGCTCGCGCTGGGCACCAAGGACGGCAGGAAGCGGTGGTCGGCGCCGGGTGCCGACGTGGCGGTGCTGCTCGGCGCCGACGAGAGCGCGGCGTACCTCGCCACGCGGGGCGGTGGGATACGCGCCGTCGACCTCACCTCGCACAGCACTCTGTGGACGGTCCCGGCGCCCGTAAGGACAACCGCCAAGGCGCCGGCCGAAGCGGCGGTCGCCGAGGACCGCCTGGTGATCCACGGATCCGACGGCAGGGTGTCCGCCCTCGACACCCGCACGGGCAGGACCGCCTGGGGCCCGCACGAGCAGGGGTCCACGACCGCACTCGCCCCCGCCGTCGCGGACGGCGTCGTCCACCTCGGAGGGAAGAGCCTGAGGGCACTTGCCCTGGCGAGCGGTGAGGAGAAGTGGGCCCATGCCGGGCAGGACGGGAGCGGCTGGAGCGCGCCGGCCGTTCGGAAGGGCGTTGTGTACGCCGTGAACGGAACCGACCTCTCGGCGCGGCGGGCGGATGACGGGGCGGAGATGTGGACGCTGCCGTTCGCGGCCGGCGACCGTCCCCTTGACGCCCCCGTCGCCGAGGGTGGCAGTGTGTGGGCGGCCGTCGACATGCGCGGGGACCAGGGCGTGGTGGCCGTCGATGTCCGCAGCGGAAGCATCGCTTGGCCGTACGCCCCGGGGGCCGAGGGAGGCTGGCGGCTCGCGGCAGCCGGGAACCGC